A single window of Polaribacter sp. SA4-10 DNA harbors:
- a CDS encoding O-methyltransferase yields MLNITIEYLTFLLKSTNQHGVHSPFSYKLITKCLYKKTTSSLWGKFKEIKQQLLDNKETVKVTDFGSGSKIFKNDERQISKIAKVAGISNKKAKLLIRLVDYFQPKNALEIGTSLGLSTSAIKLGNPNCKIVTLEGCPETSNVAQNLFKKNNFKNIQVISGEFKNTVPQSVKNEQFDFIYFDGNHNKKSTLEYFNSCLETINNDAIWIFDDIYWNSEMKEAWKEIKAHPKVTVTIDIFHWGIVFFRKEQAKEHFKIRV; encoded by the coding sequence ATGCTAAATATAACAATAGAGTACCTTACCTTTTTACTTAAATCTACAAATCAGCATGGAGTCCATTCTCCATTTTCTTACAAACTGATAACTAAATGTTTATACAAAAAAACAACTAGCAGTTTATGGGGGAAATTTAAGGAAATAAAGCAACAATTATTAGATAATAAAGAAACTGTTAAAGTCACTGATTTTGGTTCTGGTTCTAAAATTTTTAAAAATGATGAGCGCCAGATATCAAAAATTGCTAAAGTTGCTGGAATATCAAATAAAAAAGCAAAATTATTAATTCGATTAGTTGACTATTTTCAACCTAAAAATGCTTTAGAAATTGGTACTTCTTTGGGTTTATCTACTTCTGCTATAAAATTAGGTAATCCTAATTGCAAAATAGTAACATTAGAAGGTTGTCCAGAAACAAGTAACGTTGCACAAAATTTATTTAAAAAAAACAATTTTAAAAATATTCAAGTAATATCTGGAGAATTTAAAAACACAGTACCACAATCTGTAAAAAATGAACAGTTTGACTTTATTTATTTTGATGGAAATCACAATAAAAAATCAACATTAGAATACTTTAATAGTTGTTTAGAAACAATAAATAATGATGCTATTTGGATTTTTGATGATATTTATTGGAACTCAGAAATGAAAGAAGCTTGGAAAGAAATTAAAGCACATCCAAAAGTTACTGTAACTATAGATATTTTTCATTGGGGAATTGTTTTCTTCAGAAAAGAACAAGCAAAAGAACATTTTAAAATAAGAGTTTGA
- a CDS encoding cob(I)yrinic acid a,c-diamide adenosyltransferase, whose product MKIYTKTGDEGTTALFGGTRVPKYNLRIESYGTVDELNSYIGLIKDQEISPIIKESLLKIQNELFTLGAMLATPPDKETLKSGKERLNIPKINESSILFLENEIDNMEQELPQMTHFILPGGHQAVSFCHITRCVCRRAERLSVELNDLETINNDILKYLNRLSDYLFVLARKLSKDLSIEEIKWIPTKN is encoded by the coding sequence ATGAAAATATATACAAAAACTGGAGATGAAGGTACAACCGCTTTATTTGGAGGCACAAGAGTTCCTAAATACAATTTACGCATAGAAAGTTATGGAACTGTAGATGAGTTAAATTCTTACATCGGTTTAATTAAAGATCAGGAGATAAGTCCAATTATTAAAGAATCTTTGTTGAAAATTCAAAATGAATTATTCACTTTAGGTGCAATGTTAGCAACACCTCCTGATAAAGAAACTCTAAAAAGTGGAAAAGAGCGTTTAAATATTCCTAAAATTAATGAAAGTTCTATTCTTTTTTTAGAAAATGAAATTGATAACATGGAGCAAGAACTTCCACAAATGACTCACTTTATACTTCCAGGAGGTCATCAAGCAGTGTCATTTTGTCACATTACAAGATGTGTTTGCAGACGTGCAGAACGCTTATCTGTAGAATTAAATGATCTAGAAACTATAAATAATGATATCTTAAAATACTTAAACAGACTTTCTGACTACCTTTTTGTGTTGGCACGAAAATTGTCTAAAGACTTATCAATAGAAGAAATCAAGTGGATTCCTACTAAAAATTAA
- a CDS encoding DUF2795 domain-containing protein yields the protein MYWTLELASYLADAPWPATKDELIDYAIRTGSPLEVVENLQDIEDEGDAYDSIIEIWPDYPTEDDYLWNEDEY from the coding sequence ATGTATTGGACATTAGAATTAGCATCTTATTTAGCAGATGCACCTTGGCCAGCAACCAAAGACGAGTTAATAGATTATGCTATTAGAACTGGATCTCCTTTAGAAGTAGTAGAAAACCTACAAGATATTGAAGATGAAGGAGACGCATATGACTCTATTATTGAAATTTGGCCTGATTACCCGACTGAAGATGATTATCTTTGGAACGAAGATGAATACTAA